The Metallibacterium scheffleri region GTCTGGTCGGCGGGCAGGTAGCCGATCGCATCGCCTGCGCCCGGCTTGCCCTGCGGACCCAGCGAGTACAGCGTGATTTTTTGCTCGCGGCTGGGCTGATCGGCATAGACATACGGATGGCCCCAGGGGTCCATCGGCACCGGCCCGTCGAGGTAGGGGCCATGCCACAGCGTGGCGATGGTCGGGTCGCTGGGCTTGTGCCGCAGCAGTTCCAGGCCTTCCTGCGTGGTCGGAAAACGGCCGATGTCCAGACGCATGGTTTCCAGCGCGCCGCGCAGCATCTTCACCTGCGTTTCCGCGGTCTGCACCTTGGCGCGATCGGCCTGATGGAACAGGCGTGGTCCGACCAGGCCCATCAGCAGGCCGATGATGACCAGCACCACGATCATTTCCAGCAAGGTGAAACCTGCCTGCCTGTGCTGTGCGTACATGTGTTGTCGCCTCATTCAAACCGCCAGATTGTACGAACTCGTAATGGCCAGCATCACGCCCATGATGATCACCGCGACCATGATGCCGATGACCAGAATCGAAATCGGCTCGATCAGCGCCAGCACCTGCTTCATGCGCTGCTTGCCGGCTTCGTCGTAAAGCTGCGCCAGCGACCCCAGCATTTCCGGCAACTGCCCCGAGCGCTCGCCCACGCGCACCAGGTTGTAGCCGGTGCCGGTCAGCGCCTGCTGATCCTCCAGTGCCTGCGACAGCGCGGTGCCGCCGCGCACCGCGCGCGTCACTTCGCCCATGCGCACGCGCTGACGCGTCAGTTGCAGGCCGTCGCGCGCCAGTTCCAGTGCCTGCAGCAACGGCACGCGTGCCTGCAGCAGCGTGCCCATCATCTTCGCCCAGCGCCCGGTTTCGGCCTGCACCAGCCACGGTCCCAGCACCGGCCAGCCGCTCAGGCGGTCCACCAGGCGGTTGCGCACGCTGCGCTCGCGCAGCGCCACCACTAGCGCGATCAGCCCGACGATCAATGCCGGCGTCAGCCAGAACGCATTGGCATTCACCCAGGTACCGCCGGCCAGCACCGCCCAGCCCAGCCACGGCAGTTGCGACGACTTGTGCAGCAGCATCGAGAACTTGGGCACCACGAACGCGAACATCACCAGCACCGCGCCGACGCCGGCCAGCACCAGAATCGTCGGATAGATCAGCGCATTGCGCATCTCGCTGTGCAGGCGATGCTCGTATTCCATCTGCGCCACGCCACCGGACAGCGCCTCGCCCATGCGTCCGGTCAACTCGCCGGCGCGCACCAATTGCTGGATATACAGCGGCAGCTCCAGCCCGCTGCTGCCCAGCACGTCGGCAAAGCTCTGGCCGCGGCGCAAGCCTTGCGCCATGCCGGCGAACGCTGCGGTGACCTGCGGATGGTGCGAGGACTGTCCTTGCGCCGCCACCGCATCCACCAGCGGTACGCCGGCCTTGAGCATGGTGCACAACTCGTACAACGGCACGCTCAGTTCCGGCACGCTGGGCTTGCGCTGCCGCCACGTCGCCAGCGCGCCGCGCGTGGCCACGTGCGCGGCGACCTTCAGCGGGGTCAGGCCGCTGCGCTCCAGCGCGCGCATGGCGGCGCGTTCGTCGTCGGCGTTGAGCATGCCATTCATCACCACGCCATCGGTATTCAACGCTTCGTAACGGAAACTCGGCATCGCATCCTCAGGCGCTGGTCACGCGCAATACTTCATCGACACTCGTGGCGCCCTGCCAGGCTTTCAGCAAGCCGTCCTCGCGCAGCATGCGCCAACCCTCGCGGCGCGCCTGCGCGATCATGTCGGTGGTGGTCGCACCGTCGGTGATCATGGCGCGCAGCGTGGCGGAGACCGGCACCATCTCGTAGATGCCCAGCCGCCCGCGATAGCCGGTGTGCATGCATTGCGCGCAGCCCACCGCCTCGTGCCAGTTGGGCGCGACATCGCCCAGCACCACGCGCGCCAGCTCGGCGACATGCGCATCCAGCCCCGCCGGCGCCGGCGCCGCGCGCGCGCAGTGCGGGCACAAGCGCCGCACCAGACGTTGCGCCTGTACCGCCTTGATCGGCGTGGCCACCAGAAACGGCTCGACGCCCATGTCGATCAGGCGCGTGAACGCGCTGATCGAATCGTTGGTATGCACCGTGGACAACACCAGATGCCCGGTCAGCGCGGCCTGGATGGCGATCTCCGCGGTTTCCAGATCGCGGATCTCGCCGATCATCACCACGTCAGGGTCCTGGCGCAGGATCGAGCGCAACGCATTGGCAAAACTCAAGCCGATGGCTGCGTGCGTCTGCACCTGGGTCACGCCATGCAACTGGAACTCCACCGGATCCTCGACGGTGATGATTTTCTTCTTGCCGTCGTTCGACGCGGCCAGCGCCGAATACAGCGTGGTCGATTTGCCCGAGCCGGTCGGTCCGGTCACCAGGATGATGCCGTGCGCCTCGCGCGTCCATTCGCGCATCAATTGCAGGTGATCCGGCAGCATGCCCAGCCGTTCCAGGCTCAGGTCCGCGCGTTGCTTGGGCAGCAGGCGCATCACGATCGATTCGCCATGCACGCCGGGCAGCGCGCTGACGCGCGTATCCATGTCCTGGCCGCTGACGCGCAGGCTCAGGCGCCCATCCTGCGGCAGGCG contains the following coding sequences:
- the gspG gene encoding type II secretion system major pseudopilin GspG, whose translation is MYAQHRQAGFTLLEMIVVLVIIGLLMGLVGPRLFHQADRAKVQTAETQVKMLRGALETMRLDIGRFPTTQEGLELLRHKPSDPTIATLWHGPYLDGPVPMDPWGHPYVYADQPSREQKITLYSLGPQGKPGAGDAIGYLPADQTGTELP
- a CDS encoding GspE/PulE family protein, coding for MPAPPRRGADAAAMTTQLLGEMLQERGLVSAADVQHALELQARLGGRLGALLMRVGAISEDSLLEVLAAQLDLPLLGRDAPMPDEALLRDSAAQLQVSADWMLDQQVLIWQTEDSGWWCAARDPLAPSLGELLRAVLGGRALRMCLVRTQDLERTLEALSRMHASLRVGASGDDVAHLRELAEEAPVVELVNNMLAQAVEQRASDLHFEPEENQFTVRFRIDGVLYPRLSLPRERYNAVSSRLKLISGMDIAERRLPQDGRLSLRVSGQDMDTRVSALPGVHGESIVMRLLPKQRADLSLERLGMLPDHLQLMREWTREAHGIILVTGPTGSGKSTTLYSALAASNDGKKKIITVEDPVEFQLHGVTQVQTHAAIGLSFANALRSILRQDPDVVMIGEIRDLETAEIAIQAALTGHLVLSTVHTNDSISAFTRLIDMGVEPFLVATPIKAVQAQRLVRRLCPHCARAAPAPAGLDAHVAELARVVLGDVAPNWHEAVGCAQCMHTGYRGRLGIYEMVPVSATLRAMITDGATTTDMIAQARREGWRMLREDGLLKAWQGATSVDEVLRVTSA
- a CDS encoding type II secretion system F family protein encodes the protein MPSFRYEALNTDGVVMNGMLNADDERAAMRALERSGLTPLKVAAHVATRGALATWRQRKPSVPELSVPLYELCTMLKAGVPLVDAVAAQGQSSHHPQVTAAFAGMAQGLRRGQSFADVLGSSGLELPLYIQQLVRAGELTGRMGEALSGGVAQMEYEHRLHSEMRNALIYPTILVLAGVGAVLVMFAFVVPKFSMLLHKSSQLPWLGWAVLAGGTWVNANAFWLTPALIVGLIALVVALRERSVRNRLVDRLSGWPVLGPWLVQAETGRWAKMMGTLLQARVPLLQALELARDGLQLTRQRVRMGEVTRAVRGGTALSQALEDQQALTGTGYNLVRVGERSGQLPEMLGSLAQLYDEAGKQRMKQVLALIEPISILVIGIMVAVIIMGVMLAITSSYNLAV